A single Hippopotamus amphibius kiboko isolate mHipAmp2 chromosome 5, mHipAmp2.hap2, whole genome shotgun sequence DNA region contains:
- the PTPN20 gene encoding tyrosine-protein phosphatase non-receptor type 20, translating into MVLENNSNVIVMITREVEDGVIKCHHYWPTSMKKPLELKSCYIFLQNYQILDYFVIRIFEVVKKSFNIMDIVGQMREQHYGMIQTKEQYIFCYKIVLEVLQKLLTLK; encoded by the exons ATGGTTTTGGAAAATAATTCTAATGTTATCGTCATGATAACCAGAGAGGTAGAAGATGGAGTTATCAAATGCCACCATTACTGGCCCACTTCTATGAAGAAACCTTTGGAATTGAAAAGCTGTTATATCTTCCTGCAGAACTACCAGATACTTGACTATTTCGTCATTCGAATATTTGAAGTTGTCAAGAAGTcc TTCAACATCATGGATATAGTGGGCCAGATGAGAGAACAACATTATGGAATGATCCAAACGAAG GAGCAGTATATCTTTTGTTATAAAATTGTGCTTGAAGTTCTTCAGAAGCTTCTGACTTTAAAGTAA